ATTATATTTCGATACCTCTTTATCTATCAAAGGAATATCCTCTTTGTAAAACCCACTTAGTAACAACTCTCCGTTATCTAACAAACAATTCGTATACGTTTCCATATCCTGAAGCAAAATATTCCTATTAATATTAGCAATAATTACATCGTATTTTTTATCCTTTAATAAGGTTGCATCACCTTCATAAACAGAAATATTTTTACAATTATTTCTTTCAGCATTTTCTACAGAATTTTCATAGCACCATGCATCAATGTCAATTGCGTCAATAGGCTTTGCTCCTTTCATTTCAGCAAAAATTGCTAAAATTCCAGTTCCGCATCCCATATCCAATACTTTTTTGTCTTTTACTTCTAAATCGAGCAAATGTTGTAACATCATGTGTGTTGTTTCATGATGACCTGTTCCAAAACTCATTTTAGGTTCAATAACTATATCATAAGCTAAATTAGGGTTTGCATGAAACGGAGCCCTTACACTTACTTTATCATCTACCTGAATAGGATTAAAATTTTTCTCCCATTCTGCGTTCCAATTTGTT
The sequence above is a segment of the Tenacibaculum sp. 190130A14a genome. Coding sequences within it:
- the prmA gene encoding 50S ribosomal protein L11 methyltransferase, which translates into the protein MDNIYIEYDFTVTPKEPATEILIAELGSVGFESFVENDNGVVAYIQKIEWNETILENLFVLSSSEFHIEHSHKEIAQTNWNAEWEKNFNPIQVDDKVSVRAPFHANPNLAYDIVIEPKMSFGTGHHETTHMMLQHLLDLEVKDKKVLDMGCGTGILAIFAEMKGAKPIDAIDIDAWCYENSVENAERNNCKNISVYEGDATLLKDKKYDVIIANINRNILLQDMETYTNCLLDNGELLLSGFYKEDIPLIDKEVSKYNLSLQKTIYRNNWVALRYKK